The sequence below is a genomic window from Colletotrichum destructivum chromosome 4, complete sequence.
CGATTGATTAGTCGATTGGTAGGTAAGTGGACTTTGCGTCGCGAGAGAGACAAGGCAATCGAAATATGGGATGTCGAAGGTCGTCGTCACTATCGATTGTACGTAATTGTAAACAATGGGGCGTACCTTGCCATGAGCAGTATCCCGTATCAAAAGAATTTGTCTGGCCTAATTGCCATAGGCAGCTTGATCTACGGAGCACTACACAGGAGGTGCCCTTTGGAGCAATTCAAATGAATATTACTGACTGATGGCGAGGCAGGCGTTGGGAGATGGTGGGGAGCGGGGACGGGCTCCCAAATGTTGAAATGCCCTGCACCTaccaaaaaaaagaaaaggtaCGTACTGCTGTCTGCAAGGTACCTACCACCTAGATATGTCGGcaccttacctacctaggtaggtaggtaccccAAGCAATCGAGCCCAGGCGGCTGGAAAGGGAAGACTAACTGCTTTGGGCATCCCATTTTGACCTAACAAATGATACTACCAGTGAGTCCCAATCACTCACTTCCTGCTTCGGACTTGGCTGAAGTAAACTGGGCAAGATGCCGACAATAGGAATTCTTCAATTTGCAACCATCGGCTAACAGTCTCTAATGCCCACACAAACACATCGTCTCAGCTGCTGTGTTTATTGTGTTAAACATCTCACACATTGTCGTAGGCTCCCATCCTCAAGACCGATCATTTCTCTCTCAACAGCTTACAACTATTCGTGTCCGTCTGCACTATTCGTACAGAACACAATGATCAATGTTTCCTAAGCCCCCGCCCCTTGCATACTGGATGGGGGACTTCCTCGCATACAAAGGCCGTCCCCGGCCAGACACACAAAAATTCTGTCCTTCATCTACCGGTAATTGTTGCGTCCGCCGTTATatcttccgccgccgccacctcctccaTAATtaccaccacggccaccgcTATAACCACCACGGCCTTGGTAGCCGCCTCGACCTCCCTGCTGACCTCCATCAGTATGGCCGTAGTGAGAGTTGGGTCCCGGTGGCGGTGGCCCGTAGTTCTGATTCTGGCCATAGCCGCCTCCGCGGTACGACCCATTTGATACTCGCCCATCGTTACCGTAGCCCgcgggtggcggcggcggaggaagtccCATGCCGAACCCAGGGTGccctggcggcggagggtgCCACGACGACTGGATCGGTGGTGGTCCAGGTGGCTGGTATCCATGTTGTCCATGTCCATAGTTGCCGTTGCTCGAGTGAGATGGGGGTCCGCGGTCTTGACGACCATGCCCGCCGGCGGGAGCGTAGCTGAAGTTGCCCCGACGACCGCCGTCGTGGTGGCCGCCGCGCTGGAAAGGGACGCCGCCATAGCCCCGTCCGGAACGATTCGACTTTCCTTTAAGTGTCTCTATGTCGTTGCGGTCCAaggccggagccggaggcTTGACACCCCGCAGTAGCATAGACTTGTGAGGGTGCGTGCTTGTTGGAAATGTGTACCAAACCCTGCCTCAAGTATTAGTTTACAGATCAATCAGTCCTGCAGTTGGAGTCTCGGCGTACCTTAGGGACCTGTCGTAGTCGAGGTTAGGCATCCCTCCACGCTCCAAGGGATACACTAACTCCCCGTGTGGCAGATAATCCGGTATTTTCTCGACGTTACCGGCCAGCCCGTCACTAGTCCGCGGGTTGAGTTTCAGAGTGGGGGCCCCCTGCTTCTTGGAGTAAAACCCAGTCGTGATCTCATCGTACAACTCGTGGTGGGCATCTGACAGAAGCAGCACGTCTCTGCCTACACCGTTGCGTGCCTGATCTGCCGCACTCAGCAGAGGGTACTTCTTTTCGACGGCGGCCAACAATCTCGGCATCTCAATAAAAGGCAGAAGGGCCACCCCCTGCCACGCCATCTTCTTTCCGTTCAGATCAATCTCAAACTCGGTCGGGTAGAAGTCGATGACTTCGCTGTCCTCGTTCAACATGAGGTCATGGAAAACCTCGGGCAGCGCACTGCGAGAAGCGGCTGGCATCACACTCATCAGTTGCTCGAACGGCTTCGAGATGCGGCCCTTTTCAAACTGGACCTCCATCTTGTCAAGATCGACAAAGTCTGCGGCGAATGGAGCGTAGTGGTACGGGTAGTACCATTCCCAAGACGGGCAGCCCTGGAAATAGTACAAAAGCACCCATGACAGGCCCTCAACGTAGGCCCTTGCAACCTTGTGCCGAAACTCGTGGTCGCTGCGGTCAACGTGGAACTTCTGCTCGTAGTATCGATCGGCATAACCCTCCTCCCACATCCTAACATGGTCTACTGCAGCTTCTTCGGCAGCAGATGGTGTGCTTGGGCCCGTCGCAGTAGCCGGAGTCGAGCCGGCCTGCGCTGCCGCCTCTTCGGCCTTTCGTTTACCAAGCACAGACTTCTGGTCCAGAGTGCTCGGTACCTCCCCATTCGCCTTCTCGCCAGCGTCGGCTGCTTGGCCAGGCTCTGTTTTGGACATCAAGCCTTTGAGTTGGTCGCGAATGGCGCTTGCGGCGCTCTTGTTGGCAGTATTGGCATTCATGTTGGACGAGCGGCCAACCACCATATCGTGGGTGATACCATTCGggcctcctgctgctgggaaCAAGGTCAAGCCTGCTGCCGCATTGTCGACTTGTTTTGGTTTGGCGAATCTGGGGTTGCGCTCTTCCTGCAGCTTTCTCCGCTTGAAGCTGGCCTCCTTCCGATCTTCagtctcttttcttctcttgaATATAGCGTCCTCTTGCTTTGCCAGGCCATTGAGAATAAGCTGCGCACGACCTAGGTCAACGTGGCCGTCCTTGACGACATAACCGCCCATGAAGGGTAGGTTGTCCTTCCAGATAGCTGTCAGGGTGTCGATTCCGTTTTCTCGGATCTCAAGCGCTGGCAAGTGAGGCAAAAAGTCGTTACCCACAAAACAACACATGAAGACCCAGTCGTCGATGGCTCTCTCCAGATCGAACCGGAAGGGCAAACCTGGAACATTGAGCTCTGCGGCCAGATACTCTCGGAGAATGGAGACGTGAAGCCAGATGAAGGGCTTCAGAGCAAGATTCTTCTCCTGCTCGTCAAATTCGCCAACCTTCTCTTTGGCTTGTCCGCGACAGGCACGAGCCTCGTGTCCTTTCTGGCCGCACAGCTTGCACATCCTGGCCTTGCTATCTTGGAAGAAGACATCCTCACGCAGAACTCTGAAATGAGGCTCGTGGGTTGCGAGGCCAAGCATAATCAAATCGGCATCGAGACCGTAAATGACGTGGCGCGTGTTCGGGTCAAAGTCGGGAGATATGCGCTGAGACCGCACAAAGTTCATGATCTTatgctcgccctcgccggggACTGTCGCATCGGAAATAATGATCTTGAGCTTGGCCCAAGCCGGATCCGTGTTGAGCTTGTATGCGCACCAGTATCGCAGACTCGCCGCCAGGATATCCATGAATGGAGTTCCGGGAGTAATGGAGTTTGAGTCGAATGCCTTCTTCGTGACGCTTTCCAAACTGTCGTCGGACACTACACCGCCATTCTGCTGTTTCAACAGCTTAAGAAGCTCTTGcttatcctcttctttctcctgGGCTTCCTGCGCAGATCGAAATCGACGAGAGCGTTGTTGGTTCATCTTGGCACGGGGGGCGACGCCATCTGTGACATTACAAGTTAGTTATGTGGCTAGCGGACGACAGCAACATGCTGTGAGACAAGACGATGAGAAGATAACTGACCAACGGCAATCATGAGCAGCTTGCGCGGGCGTACCATATTGACAACACGATCGGTGTATTTGAAGACCTCAAGCATcatctcctcttcgtccttgGGAGCCGGGCGATCCTCGGGATGAGAACAAGGATGGACGATACCGTTCATGTCGAGATACAAGTTGTCAAGCTCCTCACCGTTGGGGTTTGGTCCAGTGGTGTCGACTGGAATCTCGGAGCCATCCTCCATCTTGACCGGTTGCTCCTCAATGACGGGCGAGATGATCTTGGGGTATTTGTTGGACAGCCATCGAAAAGCGGCTGGGATACCCATCTTGGCGGTTGTTCAATACGGTGTACGAACAGCAGATCAAGTGAGGCCGTTTTATCGACCTTTTCAGGCTGTCTCTTGGTTCCAGTACAGAAAATGAGGTGAGCTGGTAGCTCTTGTGTCGCAAGAAGACGTCGCAACAGGCGTTTGGCGCATGTATGCTGTGTTTTTGTAGTTTCAAGTGTTCTGCTCTACTGCAGTACTCAGGCCGCGAACAGTTACAGCCGCAGTGTCCGGTCGTAGTCGCGAGTCGCAATTGGTGAGGGAAGAGGCACCGAGGCTTCGTGAACgcaaaagaaggagaaggcaACGAAAGCGGGCTGAAGCGTACTGCGTTTTGCGCGCGAATATCGAGCGAGCAGACGTTCGATGACGAGCGACAGTAGTGTACTGAGCTCAATCTACTGTACAAGAAGGACAATGATCTTCTGCTAGGGTGAAATTCTGGATGGAATCTTGTCCGTCGTACCAAGCGTTGTGCGTCTACTTGCAACAGTGAGGTGCAAGGCTATGAGCCAGCCAAGGTGCGATAAGATAATACATATGCACGAGAAATGCATCGTTTCGAGACTAAGTATCTTGACACTGTGCAGACGATAGCAACGCCCTCTGATGGTAGTGTAATATGGCTACAGTGCAGAAAATTCTACATTAGCCCGCAATTATCCGCACTGTCAGTGCTTGACAtacttacctaggtaggtcAAGGGACTAGCGAGGCTCCAATAAGTAACGATCATGGAAGGGAGCTATCTACCTACAGTGTGCCTTCGGCCTTAGTGCTAGATACCTTATCTGTAGCTCCAACGCAACTAGGGAGGTATTTAGATACATAATCTGTTTTCCGGCCTTATATCTATGTTTGTGTCTTAGTAAATAAACCTTTTGGAACATCTTATGCTAATAGCAGACTCTAGAATTATCGCAGTGGCGAGGGAAGCAATATGGCCTAGTGTATCCGTATGCTGGAGCTAATAAGACTGCAGTTGGTGGGtgcagctcgtcgccgttggtCTTGACAGGTATTGCCTAGGTACATGACATGGATCTAGGCCCCTGGCTGGTCGTATCTCATGATCTGGCCTGTCTACAACTGCCTCCTCTTAAGCCTCTGCCTCATTTCCCTCCAACTCTGCCCATGGCCTTGCTGAAGCTTCCAATGGCCGGCGCTTGATAAAACAGCATGTTTTCCATTCCCACTGCTCCAGCGAAGCAGTCGGTCGGTGAGACCATCACGGTTCTGAGCGGCCGCCTGAGTTCGGCCACACTACTCGAGGATCGCCGTGCTGCTATACTTGGCTTGCGCAGCTTTGCCAAAGACTTTCCCGCTTCTGTCGCCTCTGGAGCACTTCGCAGCCTCATAGGCAGCCTCAGAAAGGATGCAGAAGATGTCGACACCGTCAAGGTGGTCCTTGAGACTTTGCTAATGCTCTTCAGCCCCAACGAAGACAGCCCAGAAGCCTCGGAGGAGATTGCCCTATGGCTCGCTGACGAGTTCACCCAGCGCCAAGAGAACATAACATTACTGCTCGACTTTCTCGACTCGACCGATTTTTACTCGAGACTCTACTCTCTACAGCTCCTCACTGCCATCCTTTCTGCCCGAACTGAGCGAACGGAAGAGTGCGTCTTCACGGCCCCTCTCGGCATTTCCCGTCTAGTAGCCGTTCTTGACGACAATCGCGAAGCTGTGAGGAACGAAGCCATCACCCTTCTCACATTCCTCACTCCCTCGTCGACCGACATCCAGAAACTCGTCGCGTTCGAAAATGCCTTCGACCGACTCTTCAATATCATATCATTGGAAGGCTCCCTGCCAGAAGGCGACCGTGTTGTGGAGGACTGTCTGATTCTAATCGCAAACCTGCTCAGGAGGAATCCTTCCAACCAGTCCCTGTTCCGCGAGTCGGGGGGTATCCGTCGTTTGGCCGTCTTGCTGGAAGGTGCAGAAAAGGCCCAGCGGGAGGATGCGGAGATTGCTGCTTGGGCGCAGACCCAACGCAATCGGAATATCTATGCACTGCTGGCAGTCGTTCGTCTGTTTCTAGTAGCTGGGGCCGTGGGGACGCCGCAGAACCAGCTTGCCTTTTGGCAACACGGCTTGTTGTACCATGCCCTCCAACTGGCCTTCAGCCACGTAGCCCAGCTTCCAATCAAGGCAGAGGTTGGTTGTCTCTCCCGTCACATTGGTCTATTGGCGCTATCATGTTAAGATTGTGATCGCAGGCTCTAGTAACCTGTGCCGACATCATCAGGGGCAGCTCCAGCCTTCAGGAGGGATTCGCCCAGCTTCAAATTCCGTCGCCCCTCGAAGCCCCCACATCAGCCGAAGCTGGTCAAGCAAACGGCATAGTCAAAGTTTACGTGATCGACGGTCTCCTGGATCTTACTCTCGGCGTGCAGGATTTGGAGGCATTCGATCTGCGTTTGGCAGCATGCGAATGTCTAAAGGCGTACTTCTACAACCACGACAACATTCGCCTGCACTTCCTCCGGAGGGCCATCGAGGGACACGATACCGGAGCCGACGAGACAGCCAATGTGCTGACGGTGCTGCTGCGGCCCTCCTCCGATGCCGCGGTGGCCAACCCCTATCGCAGTTGGTTCGCTGCCACTGTCATGTTGCATCTCGTCTTCGACAACTCGGAGGCCAAGAGCATGGCCATGGCTGTTACCGAAGGTGACGAAAAGAACGGAGAGGAAGTCGTCACGAGTATCCAGACTGTTGCTGCGCATCTCATCTCCGGACTGAACCGGGAGCAAGACAGCCGGGTTGTGGTAGGGTATCTGATGCTGCTCCTTGGCTGGCTTTTCGAAGACTTggacgccgtcaacgacTTTCTGGGAGAGGGGTCCAACACCCAGAGCCTTATCCAGGCAGTGAACCACCCATACCCATCTGGCGATGTTGTTCAGGGGCTCTGTGCCATGTTACTTGGCGTGCTGTATGAGTTCTCGACCAAGGACTCGCCGATTCCCCGGGCCGATCTTCATAACATCCTCCTCTCCCGTATGGGACGCGAGCGGTATATCGACAAGATGTCCAAGTTGAGAAGCGACCCGCTTATAAGGGACTTTGAAGTCACTCCTCAAAAACTCGGCAACTTGGGCTCGGGCAAGCTGCCCGACGTGTACTTTGATGCTACGTTTGTCGACTTCTTTAAGGACAATTATAGCCGCATTCTCCGTAGTATTGACCGGGATCCTGGGTTGGAGATTTCCGTAGTCTCGAACGGCATTCAGAAGGGTGTTTCGCGGGAACTCGTCGATTCTCTTCGAGTTCAGTTAACGGAGAAGGACCAAGCTTTGCAGGAAGCGCAAGTACGTGTCGAGACGATTGGCCGTCAACTTGGCCAAGAACAAGCCGATCATCGGCGGACTCGGGAGACGACTGCCATGGAGCTGGCTAGAATTAAGCAAGTAAACGAGGGTATGCAAAGACAGCACGATGCAGAGCTGCGGTAAGTACCATCTTTCTTTCGTGATGCTGCTAGCTATTGACCTTCTCGACAGAAACCTGCAGAGCCGGGTTACGTCTCTCCAGGAAGAACATCAAAAGCAAGACGAACAAACCCGAAGAAAGACAGAGTCCCGCGTCGCAACACTCGAGCAACAGCACAAGAAACAGTTGGATGAAGCTCAACGAAAGGCAGACGCTCATGTCGCAGCTCTTGAACAACAGCACAAAAGGCGGCTGGAGGAGGTCCAGAGGGATGCCGCCTCTCGAGTCACGGCTCTGGAGCAAGAGCTCAGGAAACAGATCGACCAAGCTCAGGAGATTGCCAAGATACAAGCAGCCTCACAATTGGAGGAGCATCGCAAGCAGTTGGAGCAAGCGCGCAAGACAGCTGAGTCAGACGCTGATCGTGTCCGCCAccgggccgaggccgacatgGCAGACCTCAAGGCTACTATCAGCCGACTTGAGGTTGATCTCATGAAGGTGAGCAGGCAGAAGAGGCAGGTCTCCCACATGATCCTAACCTCTATAcaggccaagaagacgaagctgCAGGAGATACAAGCTATGCGGGAAGAGTTAGAGGAGAAGGCACGAGAACAGGAGACCCTTGTAGTCAAACTCGAGGCCAACGCCAAGCAGCTTGAAAAGGACCTGCGtgagactcgggaaaagGCCATGCAGGTAAGATCTGCTCCCGAAGAGATTGGCTGTGAAAGGAGCCGCTACTAAATCATTATTCAGGACGACATGGCGGTTAAGAAAGCCGAGGAAGACCGAAAGACAACGCAAAATGAGCTTGACGATTTACTCATGGTAtttggcgacctcgaggaaAAGGTGGCCAAATACAAGGTCAGTCAGCCCGGCCTGGTTATTTGTTGGGAGTTCGAACTAACGCAATGCTTATACAGGCAAAGCTCAGGGAACTCGGAGAGACCGTctccgacggcgacgatgaggacgaagatagcgacgaggaagaaagtgacgaagatgatgaagaagacgaggctAAGAGCGACGATGGGAAATAGGTCCAAGGCATGAAGGACATTCTGTGCAGGGACTCCTCTATAGGTATAAGCATTCGAGTCACCACTGTACTCAAGGTCACTTGGCAAGCTTTGTTCGCTGGGCGCATATTAGGACATTGCGTGTCATACAGACTCGTCCATTTCCGAGGTGGGAGGCCGACCAGCAGCTTTGCATCGGGAGATTGTCATTTGCGACTGGCACTCCTTGCACACATAAACCTGAAATTTGGCTCTGTCACTTCATCGCACAATGAGACGGGTACGATGAGATTATTGCGATGGTCTCCAGGAGCGGCGTTTCGTTTTCAAGCCGACGATAGCGCGCTCAATCTGTTCGCATCTATCCCCGAATAAACCACCACGAATCGCGTCTCATTGCCTGTCTTGAAATAGCGATCTCTCGCTGAGGGGAGCAGCCTTCTTATCTCAGCTTCCACAGCTGTGTCTTCGTCTCCTGGGCGGGCGTAGTCCACGTGTTGCTTATGGTCAGCGCGCGGGGGTTGTTTTCGGGCGCTTTGAAGACAATGCGGCCGGAAACCTCATCTCCAGCCTTGGCACCAATGTTTTCTTCCAGATACTTGCTCATCAGGAAGCCCTGCTTCCAGTGGGTGTCGGGACCTGATGGCCCAGTGGTGAAAGCCACCTCGCCGGGCCGGGTCACGCTcgtctcgccggccttgacctgAAGGCCTGCCGGGATCGCATCCTTGCGAGAAGTAGTGAAGAATATGTCGAACCAGATCAGGAAGCCGTCCATCGATGGGATATCCTTGGATAGCGTCGACTTCCACTGGGCCTCGAagtcgaggtcctcgatcTTGACGGTGTGCAGGTCAATGTATGAGATTTGCGAGGGAGTGCCGCAGATACAGTCCTCGGGCATGATCTCGATGCGAGCCTCGTCATAGATGCCGGCCTTCATCGATTTCATATCGAAGCCGTAGACGTCATCCCAGAAGGTGACGAAGTCGGTGATGTACTCAGGATCCGAGACGGGGGCCGTCCATATGGTTGAGATGCTCGGCGCGATGAGGCCGTTGGGCTTCAAGAAGCGGTCCCTGGCGACAAGGACGCTATTCATCATGGCCTCGTAAAGCAGGCAGTAGCCCATCCACTCGCTAATGATAATGTCAACCTGGTCGACGGGGAGGCTAATGTCCTCAACCCTGCCCCTGATGCAGGtgaccttgtcggcgagcCCGTTGGTAAAGACATTCTCCCGGGCCTTGTCAATGATGTCCGATTTGTCAACGGCAAACACCTGCTTcgcgccggccttggcgcAAAACATACTCAGAATACCTATATCGCAGTGGTCGATCAGCCCGTGCATGGTCCAATTGTTTCTAGTCCTAAGAAACACTTACCAGTTCCACAGCCAATGTCAAGGACGATCTTGTCCTTAAAAAGAGACTTGTTGTTATAGACAAAGTCACGGTAGGAGTCCGTTCGGACCTTGTCTTTAAGCATGGTCTCGTGGATGTCTGGAACTTTGTCAGCAGAACGACCATCATAAAAAGAAGGCGGGGGCAATTGGGAAAGTACCGTTGGCGGCGTAAGACTCCCAGTAGTACTGAGACTCATCCTTCCGAGCCCCCTTATCGTCGACGTCACGGGACTTCTCGCTCTGGGTGGTAACGGCAGCGTCATCTCCCCACCGCTGGTCAAGGGTCTGCTCGACAGCAGAACGGTAGCTGGCGAACTGCGACTTGAGCTTCTCTAATTCCTCCTCGAGTTGAGTTTCCCGCGCAGAAGACGACAAAGTGGCCTGCTGAGTGTTCCCTGACGATTCATCGTCCAAGTTCAGCTCGGTGAGAGCCATGATTaaggcatcatcatcaatgACAGGCTTCATGAACCGATCATCGGCAATATCCTCTGCGGATATGACCTCGGGCAGGGCAGCGCCGTCATGACTGCGTTGGCGAACTGGTGGCGATTATTAGCACTACCTCCTTATTACCCTGGGTCAGAGGATAGGGTTTGATGTTTGTTTGTCTAGtgacgaggcggaggaggggggaggttACTAAAGTTGACAAGCTTGACGGTGCCAAAAaagtcgaggccgagacggcgacgaacggcgaggaggtcaaAGTTGTGCTTCTCGCGACAGTGCTGCAGCATGGCGTTCATGTTGGGGAAAATGGAGTCATCTAGCAGTGAGATGAAAGTTACagtctcctcctcttcgggctcggcgtcctccCAGTCGGACTCATCCGACGAGACATCGGACTCGGCGAGACCCTTGTTCTTGATGTCGTCCTGAACCATGGCAGcgatgagggagggaggggtggagTCTGCGCTGGTCCTTTTTCCTGGTCCGACCCGTTAGGCTCTGAATAATATTGTGAGTATGAAATACAAGATGGTGTTTCTACTCACTTATTTCTACCTGGGggtctttcttttttttttttttggtaCAACTTTCCCGTGCTTTGGTCCGTATTTGGGCTCGGTTGGTCTCGGGTTCAACAGACTTTGGTTGGGAGTGGCAGTTGAATGAATTGTGAGACGGatatttttttttttcaccTACCATCTAAGCTGTGTGGGACTGTGCTGGGGCCCAAGGCAAGATCTGGATGGCGCAGGAGCAGATGCAGGCAAGTGCCTACTTAATTGCCTGCCCGACCTGACTGGCCTGACTTGCTGATTTAAAGGTGGGattatttttattttctGTAGTTTTTCGTGTCATTGCAACTTTAGCGTCAAATCGTCCAACAACAAGAGGGGATTGGCCTAACACAACACAACCCATGCACGGCGGTTGTAGGCGATATCTATATCCGGAGGGCTacgctgttgttgtcgtcaGCTTTTAGGGGGGAAGGACGACAACCTTCCGCTGCTCGTCATTGCCTCTAAGCTATCGAGCCTTTTATGCGCTGAAGAGATGATGGAACCTACACGCCCCTCGGAGGCCAATGGACTTTTGAATAAAAGCGCCATACTTTCTCTGACTGCACAACGCCACTGCAAATGCCTTGACTTTCTGATAGACACCTTCCTTACATGATGAGAAGTTATTCGGTGCTGTCCCGTTTCGCAACAAAACACTCTGTATCAAGCTACCAACCCTGTCATTACTATCACCAAGTCAGGCTCTAATCCCGCGTCTCTAGTTTTGGTTGTCAATCCTCGTGCAGCCTACCCCGTTCGTacctttccttctcttccgcACTCTTTACCTTCAGACGCGTCTGTTCCCGCCTTCATATGCTACTTAGTTCCAAGGCCTAGTCTCGGACATTGCGGAACATCACACATACCGTAAATGCTATCCTATGTCAGGCCTAGTAATGTGGTACGCCGAGGCTCTGCAGAATGAGGTTGACGATACTGAGGAACCCCTCGCCAAGAATGAATCCCTGAAAACCAAATGCGTCAGTTAAAGGTCTCTTCATGCACAAACTTCAAAGTATGCTTACCGAAGCCAACACAATCAGCGGCGTACTCGACTCGCCTCGCCTTGTGATCCAGTACCAGCTGAGCATACCGCCAACTGTCCTGGCTAGTGTGAAAGATGGCACGTTGTACATTCCTAAGGCTTTGTCAGTGCTAGTGCATCACGTCTGTGCCTCTACAACCACTGACCAACCGCCACGGCAATGCCTCCTGGCACCAGCGGCCGCCACACCCTgccagtcgtcgtcgccctgaCAAAAGTGGTTATGGCAAAGACAATGCCAAACCCGAGTGCCCACTCTTGAGCCATGGGCGGCAAGCCCTTGCCTGTGACCAACCTGGCTGTAAATATCCACACGTAGCCTGTGGGGACCTGGAATAGATCACCGGGAATGGTGTAGACTCTAGAATGGAATTATTAGTAGCTT
It includes:
- a CDS encoding Putative Zinc finger, CCHC-type, 5'-3' exoribonuclease, xrn1, helical domain-containing protein; this translates as MGIPAAFRWLSNKYPKIISPVIEEQPVKMEDGSEIPVDTTGPNPNGEELDNLYLDMNGIVHPCSHPEDRPAPKDEEEMMLEVFKYTDRVVNMVRPRKLLMIAVDGVAPRAKMNQQRSRRFRSAQEAQEKEEDKQELLKLLKQQNGGVVSDDSLESVTKKAFDSNSITPGTPFMDILAASLRYWCAYKLNTDPAWAKLKIIISDATVPGEGEHKIMNFVRSQRISPDFDPNTRHVIYGLDADLIMLGLATHEPHFRVLREDVFFQDSKARMCKLCGQKGHEARACRGQAKEKVGEFDEQEKNLALKPFIWLHVSILREYLAAELNVPGLPFRFDLERAIDDWVFMCCFVGNDFLPHLPALEIRENGIDTLTAIWKDNLPFMGGYVVKDGHVDLGRAQLILNGLAKQEDAIFKRRKETEDRKEASFKRRKLQEERNPRFAKPKQVDNAAAGLTLFPAAGGPNGITHDMVVGRSSNMNANTANKSAASAIRDQLKGLMSKTEPGQAADAGEKANGEVPSTLDQKSVLGKRKAEEAAAQAGSTPATATGPSTPSAAEEAAVDHVRMWEEGYADRYYEQKFHVDRSDHEFRHKVARAYVEGLSWVLLYYFQGCPSWEWYYPYHYAPFAADFVDLDKMEVQFEKGRISKPFEQLMSVMPAASRSALPEVFHDLMLNEDSEVIDFYPTEFEIDLNGKKMAWQGVALLPFIEMPRLLAAVEKKYPLLSAADQARNGVGRDVLLLSDAHHELYDEITTGFYSKKQGAPTLKLNPRTSDGLAGNVEKIPDYLPHGELVYPLERGGMPNLDYDRSLRVWYTFPTSTHPHKSMLLRGVKPPAPALDRNDIETLKGKSNRSGRGYGGVPFQRGGHHDGGRRGNFSYAPAGGHGRQDRGPPSHSSNGNYGHGQHGYQPPGPPPIQSSWHPPPPGHPGFGMGLPPPPPPAGYGNDGRVSNGSYRGGGYGQNQNYGPPPPGPNSHYGHTDGGQQGGRGGYQGRGGYSGGRGGNYGGGGGGGRYNGGRNNYR
- a CDS encoding Putative protein arginine N-methyltransferase, Zinc finger C2H2 superfamily, with the translated sequence MVQDDIKNKGLAESDVSSDESDWEDAEPEEEETVTFISLLDDSIFPNMNAMLQHCREKHNFDLLAVRRRLGLDFFGTVKLVNFIRQRSHDGAALPEVISAEDIADDRFMKPVIDDDALIMALTELNLDDESSGNTQQATLSSSARETQLEEELEKLKSQFASYRSAVEQTLDQRWGDDAAVTTQSEKSRDVDDKGARKDESQYYWESYAANDIHETMLKDKVRTDSYRDFVYNNKSLFKDKIVLDIGCGTGILSMFCAKAGAKQVFAVDKSDIIDKARENVFTNGLADKVTCIRGRVEDISLPVDQVDIIISEWMGYCLLYEAMMNSVLVARDRFLKPNGLIAPSISTIWTAPVSDPEYITDFVTFWDDVYGFDMKSMKAGIYDEARIEIMPEDCICGTPSQISYIDLHTVKIEDLDFEAQWKSTLSKDIPSMDGFLIWFDIFFTTSRKDAIPAGLQVKAGETSVTRPGEVAFTTGPSGPDTHWKQGFLMSKYLEENIGAKAGDEVSGRIVFKAPENNPRALTISNTWTTPAQETKTQLWKLR